The Streptomyces sp. RKAG293 genome includes a region encoding these proteins:
- a CDS encoding ABC transporter substrate-binding protein, whose translation MRWARIMGRGLLVGALVLAGYAGSGAGADAAPPGAADGRGPMTLVTGRDLTGYLQPVLDGWNRTHPDEPVKLVELPEAADEVHAQMADSLRSGSSRFDVLNIDVAWTSEFAGNQWIAPVDGRGLPLDRLLPSVADTATFRGRLYAMPYVTNAGLLYYRKDILDREGLRPPRTWAELEKEASTLAAKYRIGGYAGQFLPYEGLTVNVAEAVQSAGGSILGGDGRQATVNSPAALEGLRFLTRGVTDGWIPREALTFKEEESRQAFQDGKLLFLRNWPYVYNLASARDSAVAGKFGVVPLPGPDGPGSGVLGGSNLAVNAHSRHQRSAAELMAYLSSEGVQRQVLTDGGLPPVWASLYSDPALIRRFPYLPVLKESVRTARPRPKSARYEQVSLVVAAVTYDALALRQTPEQALARLQRELQDVVRGG comes from the coding sequence ATGCGCTGGGCGCGAATCATGGGCAGGGGACTGCTCGTGGGCGCCCTGGTGCTGGCCGGTTACGCCGGTTCGGGGGCCGGTGCGGACGCCGCGCCGCCGGGCGCCGCCGACGGCAGGGGGCCGATGACCCTGGTCACCGGCCGGGACCTCACCGGCTATCTGCAGCCGGTACTGGACGGCTGGAACCGGACCCATCCCGATGAGCCGGTGAAGCTGGTCGAGCTGCCCGAGGCGGCGGACGAGGTCCACGCGCAGATGGCGGACAGCCTGCGGTCGGGCAGCAGCCGCTTCGACGTCCTGAACATCGATGTGGCCTGGACCTCCGAGTTCGCCGGGAACCAGTGGATCGCCCCGGTGGACGGGCGCGGTCTGCCCTTGGACCGGTTGCTGCCCTCCGTCGCGGACACGGCCACGTTCCGCGGCCGGCTGTACGCCATGCCGTATGTGACCAATGCGGGGCTGCTCTACTACCGCAAGGACATCCTCGACCGGGAGGGCCTGCGCCCGCCGCGCACCTGGGCCGAGCTGGAGAAAGAGGCCTCCACCCTCGCCGCCAAGTACCGGATCGGCGGGTACGCGGGGCAGTTCCTGCCGTACGAGGGGCTGACGGTGAACGTGGCCGAGGCGGTCCAGTCGGCGGGCGGGTCGATCCTGGGCGGTGACGGGCGACAGGCGACGGTGAACTCCCCGGCCGCGCTGGAGGGCCTGCGGTTCCTGACGCGGGGCGTGACCGACGGCTGGATTCCCCGGGAGGCACTGACCTTCAAGGAGGAGGAGTCGCGGCAGGCGTTCCAGGACGGCAAGCTGCTGTTCCTGCGGAACTGGCCCTACGTCTACAACCTCGCCTCGGCCCGCGACTCCGCGGTGGCGGGAAAGTTCGGCGTCGTCCCGCTGCCCGGCCCTGACGGGCCCGGCAGCGGCGTGCTGGGCGGCTCCAACCTGGCCGTCAACGCGCACTCGCGGCACCAGCGGTCGGCTGCGGAGCTGATGGCCTACCTGTCCAGCGAGGGCGTGCAGCGCCAGGTCCTGACCGACGGCGGGCTGCCGCCGGTGTGGGCATCGCTGTACTCGGACCCGGCTCTCATCCGGCGCTTCCCGTATCTGCCGGTCCTCAAGGAGAGTGTCCGCACCGCCAGGCCGCGCCCCAAGAGCGCGCGGTACGAGCAGGTGAGCCTGGTGGTCGCCGCCGTGACCTATGACGCGCTGGCCCTGCGGCAAACGCCAGAGCAGGCGCTGGCCCGGCTGCAGCGAGAGCTCCAGGACGTCGTTCGGGGCGGCTGA
- a CDS encoding FtsX-like permease family protein: protein MRAITRWALADLRTHRGQALSIVLATAGITVALLLSVALLQYAVSPWQRLFTETQGGHVWLRTTEGTPAGPLSRLDGVQALSGPFRTDSVTVRLGAETAALDLRAAGPRMEDVAQPKIAAGRWLDGTQGDGIVLEQSVASALWAQPGDTLQIETGGTGIRTLRVVGTARTAERGYVRGDVPGVGWAAPDVVGALASAQTHPGQTVGLRLADPGDTDFVVQRAVAAVGPDHVLSVSTWRDARSAAEGDNRLLGLLLRIFGLGALLAAAVAVTGGVSTRVLAHVRDISVLKAVGFTPGQIAGMFFAQHAVLAVLGAAVGTAAVQIAGSAVPGPIGEAVTLWQALPGQSSSLAYTCAATVSAIAAATMFAAWRAARIPPIPAARTTAPGGRRSARKGRTAFRFRTPPSLVLGWRGAVHRPGRFAASVARLALPIVMITVALSAAATLDRFQHPPERAGLTAQLTAREDGGSTVGLESRLAQLPGVSGVYPATEVAALVPGQTRTITLRGLGTAGHRYPFAAAEGRAATAPDEAMAGQGLLDAMDVRVGEWVRVTVAGTPHILHIVGRSIETEHNGMVISTSLDTLQEGQNTLRPQFYHLALRPGADPAAVSRALPQASDGRLEIRTTAGPADELSPIRGVIAGLVAVLALIGLVDLSTSITAAVRDHSRDLRALRAIGLTPRQTVAVIQISAAVIALAAALAGTVVGVLTSHWLIDLQGRSSGIGAGIAQTPALTTLLLAGGAVVTAAVTIATLPALRVVRGRGADPGITIY from the coding sequence ATGCGCGCCATCACCCGCTGGGCACTCGCCGACCTGCGCACACACCGTGGTCAGGCCCTGTCCATCGTCCTCGCCACCGCCGGAATCACCGTGGCCCTGCTGCTCTCCGTGGCGCTGCTGCAGTACGCGGTCAGTCCCTGGCAGCGGCTGTTCACCGAGACCCAGGGCGGCCATGTGTGGCTGCGCACCACGGAAGGCACCCCTGCCGGGCCGCTGAGCCGGCTCGACGGAGTCCAGGCGCTGTCCGGCCCGTTCCGCACCGATTCGGTGACCGTCCGGCTCGGTGCCGAGACGGCCGCGCTCGACCTGCGCGCCGCCGGGCCGCGCATGGAGGACGTCGCCCAGCCCAAGATCGCCGCCGGGCGCTGGCTGGACGGCACACAAGGCGACGGGATCGTGCTGGAACAGTCCGTGGCCTCCGCCTTGTGGGCGCAGCCCGGCGACACCCTGCAGATCGAAACCGGCGGCACGGGCATCCGGACCCTGCGCGTGGTCGGAACGGCCAGGACCGCCGAACGGGGATACGTCCGAGGCGACGTCCCCGGCGTGGGCTGGGCCGCGCCCGACGTGGTCGGCGCTCTGGCCTCCGCGCAGACGCACCCGGGGCAGACCGTCGGACTGCGGCTCGCCGACCCGGGCGACACGGACTTCGTGGTGCAGCGGGCGGTCGCCGCGGTGGGCCCCGACCATGTGCTCTCCGTCTCCACCTGGCGCGATGCCCGCTCCGCCGCCGAGGGCGACAACCGGCTGCTCGGGCTGCTGCTGAGGATCTTCGGTCTCGGCGCGCTGCTGGCCGCCGCGGTGGCGGTGACCGGAGGCGTCAGCACCCGCGTCCTCGCCCACGTCCGGGACATCTCCGTCCTCAAGGCGGTGGGCTTCACCCCCGGACAGATCGCCGGGATGTTCTTCGCGCAGCACGCCGTGCTCGCGGTGCTGGGTGCCGCGGTCGGAACGGCCGCCGTCCAGATCGCGGGCTCCGCCGTGCCCGGCCCGATCGGCGAGGCGGTGACGCTCTGGCAGGCGCTGCCCGGACAGAGCTCGTCCCTGGCGTACACCTGCGCCGCCACCGTCTCCGCCATCGCCGCCGCCACGATGTTCGCCGCCTGGCGCGCTGCCCGGATCCCGCCGATACCCGCCGCCCGGACCACCGCCCCGGGCGGGCGCCGCTCGGCTCGCAAGGGGCGGACGGCGTTCCGCTTCAGGACACCCCCGTCACTGGTGCTCGGCTGGCGCGGAGCCGTACACCGGCCGGGGCGCTTCGCGGCGTCCGTGGCCCGGCTCGCGCTGCCCATCGTCATGATCACCGTGGCCCTCTCCGCCGCCGCCACGCTGGACCGTTTCCAGCATCCCCCCGAGAGGGCAGGACTGACGGCTCAGCTGACGGCGCGCGAGGACGGCGGGTCCACCGTGGGGCTGGAAAGCCGACTGGCACAGCTGCCCGGCGTCTCCGGCGTGTACCCGGCGACCGAGGTAGCCGCGCTCGTTCCCGGGCAGACCCGCACCATCACCCTGCGCGGACTCGGCACCGCCGGCCACCGCTACCCCTTCGCCGCGGCCGAAGGCCGGGCCGCGACGGCACCGGACGAGGCGATGGCCGGACAGGGACTGCTCGACGCCATGGACGTCCGGGTCGGCGAATGGGTCCGGGTCACCGTGGCCGGCACACCGCACATCCTGCACATCGTGGGACGCAGCATCGAAACCGAACACAACGGGATGGTCATCTCCACCTCCCTGGACACCCTCCAGGAAGGGCAGAACACGCTGCGCCCGCAGTTCTACCACCTGGCGTTGCGGCCGGGCGCCGACCCGGCCGCGGTGTCCCGGGCCCTGCCCCAGGCCTCGGACGGCCGGCTGGAGATCCGCACGACCGCCGGCCCCGCCGACGAACTGTCCCCGATCCGCGGTGTGATCGCCGGGCTGGTCGCCGTACTGGCGCTCATCGGCCTGGTGGACCTCTCCACCTCGATCACCGCCGCCGTGCGGGACCACAGCCGGGACCTGCGGGCCCTGCGCGCGATCGGGCTGACTCCCCGCCAGACGGTCGCGGTCATCCAGATCAGCGCCGCGGTCATCGCCCTGGCGGCGGCGCTGGCCGGCACCGTCGTCGGTGTCCTCACCTCACACTGGCTGATCGACCTGCAAGGGCGCTCCAGCGGCATCGGCGCGGGCATAGCGCAGACGCCGGCCCTGACGACGCTGCTGCTGGCCGGGGGAGCGGTGGTCACCGCCGCCGTCACCATCGCCACGCTGCCCGCGCTGCGGGTGGTCCGCGGCCGTGGGGCGGACCCGGGGATCACCATCTACTGA
- a CDS encoding M20 family metallopeptidase translates to MRRTADASVEAMLDDLRTLVEIESPSRDLNALTASAEAVAAVIESRLGGQAVLIESAAGPHVHWSAGGDPKVLILGHHDTVFPLGTLERRPFRVEDGHATGPGVFDMLGGLVQAVHGLATLDDRSGVEILMTADEEVGSRSSRALLEERALACGAVLVLEGAADGGALKTGRKGCGTFQVTITGRASHAGLEPEAGVNALIEASHQVLDIAALSRPDIGTTVTPTVASAGTLDNVVPAEATVIVDVRVESATEKERIESAFAALAPHLEGARITVQGAVGRPPMPESASTKLFALAQRLLPDLEGKAVGGGSDGNFTAALGVPTLDGLGAVGGGAHADHEYLVIDAMVERAHLVAGLVNAIQNA, encoded by the coding sequence ATGCGCAGAACTGCCGACGCGAGCGTTGAAGCGATGCTCGATGACCTCAGGACACTCGTCGAAATCGAGTCTCCATCGCGCGACCTCAACGCTCTGACGGCATCGGCCGAAGCTGTCGCCGCTGTCATCGAGAGCCGTCTCGGCGGGCAGGCCGTCCTGATCGAGAGTGCGGCCGGACCGCACGTCCACTGGTCGGCCGGCGGGGATCCCAAGGTGCTGATCCTCGGCCACCACGACACCGTGTTTCCGCTCGGCACCCTGGAACGCCGCCCGTTCCGGGTCGAGGACGGGCACGCGACCGGCCCCGGGGTCTTCGACATGCTGGGCGGTCTGGTGCAGGCCGTTCACGGCCTGGCGACGCTCGATGACCGTTCAGGCGTCGAGATCCTGATGACCGCCGACGAAGAGGTCGGCTCCCGCTCCTCGCGCGCCCTCCTCGAAGAACGAGCCCTCGCCTGCGGCGCCGTGCTGGTGCTCGAGGGCGCCGCTGACGGCGGCGCCCTGAAGACCGGCCGCAAAGGCTGCGGCACGTTCCAAGTCACCATCACGGGCCGGGCATCACACGCCGGCCTTGAGCCCGAAGCCGGCGTCAACGCGCTGATCGAAGCCTCCCACCAGGTCCTGGACATCGCGGCGCTCAGCCGACCCGACATCGGCACGACCGTCACCCCGACCGTCGCGTCCGCGGGAACCCTGGACAACGTCGTTCCCGCGGAAGCGACCGTCATCGTCGACGTCCGGGTCGAGTCGGCCACGGAGAAGGAACGCATCGAATCCGCCTTCGCGGCACTCGCTCCGCATCTCGAAGGAGCCCGGATCACCGTTCAGGGAGCCGTCGGCCGACCCCCGATGCCCGAGTCGGCATCGACGAAGCTCTTCGCGCTGGCGCAGCGACTGCTTCCCGACCTCGAAGGCAAGGCGGTCGGCGGCGGAAGCGACGGCAACTTCACGGCGGCGCTGGGCGTACCGACACTGGACGGCCTCGGGGCCGTCGGCGGTGGCGCCCACGCCGACCACGAGTACCTGGTGATCGACGCCATGGTCGAGCGGGCCCACCTCGTCGCCGGCCTGGTGAACGCGATCCAGAACGCGTAG
- a CDS encoding glycoside hydrolase family 13 protein codes for MLAVPVENPAGRSPAARPADGQRPWWRDAVVYQVYIRSFLDSTGDGVGDLAGVRVGLPYVRKLGVDGIWLSPFYPSPQHDHGYDVADYSAVDPLYGDLAEFDRLVADAHRLGLKVVIDIVPNHCSSAHPWFRAALADVPGGPARSRFHFADGRGEHGELPPNNWRAMFGGPAWSRVKEADGSPGQWYLHLFTPEQPDLNWRDPRVGDHFEEVLRFWLDRGVDGFRIDVAAGLFRHPELPDSPDPEADERTRDSVNPLAWNQPEVHDVWRRWRALCESYTAHDGQDRLLVGEVSVPTAADQALYVRPDELHQAFFFHLLSAPWNAADFRRSIVEALRDIAGTGSTVTWVLNNHDQVRTVTRYDADSGGVGATRARAAALLMLALPGAAYVYQGEELGLPEVLDLPDDALTDPIFRRTGSRRYVRDGCRVPLPWSGHASPFGFTAPGSTVQPWLPQPAWFAEHTTDRALSDTGSFWHLYRDGLNLREQLPQLGEGSLRWLESPPQVLAFVRGDGMVCAVNFGEEPVPAPVPGVPLLASAPCPAGLLPGNTAAWWVCDLPAS; via the coding sequence ATGCTCGCAGTCCCAGTCGAGAACCCCGCAGGCCGCTCACCGGCGGCCCGGCCGGCCGACGGGCAACGCCCCTGGTGGCGCGATGCCGTGGTCTACCAGGTCTACATCCGCAGCTTCCTCGACAGCACCGGGGACGGCGTCGGCGACCTCGCGGGAGTCCGGGTGGGACTGCCCTACGTGCGCAAGCTCGGAGTGGACGGCATCTGGCTCAGCCCGTTCTACCCCTCCCCCCAGCACGACCACGGTTACGACGTCGCGGACTACAGCGCGGTCGACCCGCTCTACGGCGACCTCGCCGAGTTCGACCGCCTCGTCGCCGACGCGCACCGGCTCGGGCTGAAGGTCGTCATCGACATCGTCCCCAACCACTGCTCCAGCGCCCATCCCTGGTTCCGGGCGGCGCTCGCCGACGTCCCCGGCGGCCCGGCCCGGTCCCGTTTCCACTTCGCCGACGGCCGGGGGGAGCACGGGGAGCTGCCACCGAACAACTGGCGGGCGATGTTCGGCGGACCGGCCTGGTCACGCGTCAAGGAGGCGGACGGCAGCCCGGGCCAGTGGTACCTGCATCTGTTCACCCCCGAGCAGCCCGACCTCAACTGGCGTGATCCGCGGGTCGGGGACCACTTCGAGGAGGTGCTGAGGTTCTGGCTCGACCGGGGTGTCGACGGCTTCCGCATCGATGTCGCCGCCGGGCTGTTCCGGCACCCGGAACTGCCGGACTCCCCCGACCCGGAGGCCGACGAACGCACCCGCGACTCGGTGAACCCGCTGGCCTGGAACCAGCCCGAGGTACACGACGTGTGGCGCCGGTGGCGAGCGCTCTGCGAGTCGTACACCGCACACGACGGACAGGACCGGCTGCTGGTCGGCGAGGTCTCCGTACCCACCGCCGCCGATCAGGCCCTGTACGTGCGCCCCGACGAACTGCACCAGGCGTTCTTCTTCCACCTGCTCAGCGCCCCGTGGAACGCCGCCGACTTCCGCCGGAGCATCGTCGAGGCGCTGCGCGACATCGCCGGAACCGGCTCCACGGTGACCTGGGTGCTCAACAACCACGACCAGGTCAGGACCGTCACCCGCTACGACGCCGACAGCGGAGGAGTGGGCGCCACCCGCGCGCGGGCCGCGGCGCTGCTGATGCTGGCGCTGCCGGGCGCCGCCTACGTCTACCAGGGCGAGGAGCTCGGTCTGCCCGAGGTGCTCGACCTGCCCGACGACGCGCTGACCGATCCGATCTTCCGCCGGACCGGCAGCCGCCGTTACGTCCGCGACGGCTGCCGGGTCCCCCTCCCCTGGTCCGGGCACGCCTCACCGTTCGGGTTCACCGCACCGGGCTCCACCGTGCAGCCCTGGCTGCCGCAGCCCGCCTGGTTCGCCGAACACACCACCGACCGGGCCCTGAGCGACACCGGCTCGTTCTGGCACCTGTACCGCGACGGCCTGAACCTGCGCGAACAGCTTCCCCAGCTCGGCGAAGGCAGCCTGCGCTGGCTGGAGTCGCCGCCCCAGGTACTGGCCTTCGTGCGCGGCGACGGCATGGTCTGCGCCGTCAACTTCGGCGAGGAGCCGGTACCCGCCCCCGTTCCCGGGGTGCCGCTGCTGGCCAGCGCCCCCTGCCCCGCGGGGCTGCTTCCGGGCAACACCGCCGCCTGGTGGGTCTGCGACCTGCCCGCGTCCTGA
- a CDS encoding PadR family transcriptional regulator, whose translation MRLPLLALLAAGPAHGYELKQGLEKLFGAAYPQPNIGQIYVTLGRLEKAGLIAGEDIVQPDRPNKRIYELTEAGRESVDAWFEEPSPTPRVRDDFFMKLALAPRTGRADQVTLINKQRRHYLNLMRALSKLAAGEDQDNRIAQLLIEGASLHLQADLDWLERCQEELE comes from the coding sequence GTGCGTCTTCCCCTGCTCGCCCTGCTCGCCGCGGGCCCCGCTCATGGATACGAACTGAAGCAGGGCCTGGAGAAGCTCTTCGGAGCGGCGTACCCTCAGCCCAACATCGGTCAGATCTATGTGACCCTGGGCCGGCTGGAAAAGGCCGGCCTGATCGCGGGCGAGGACATCGTCCAGCCGGACCGCCCCAACAAACGCATCTACGAACTGACCGAGGCGGGCCGCGAGAGCGTCGACGCCTGGTTCGAAGAGCCGTCACCGACCCCCCGGGTACGGGACGACTTCTTCATGAAGCTCGCCCTGGCCCCCCGGACCGGCAGGGCGGACCAGGTCACCCTGATCAACAAGCAGCGCCGCCACTACCTGAACCTCATGCGGGCCCTGTCCAAGCTGGCCGCAGGGGAGGACCAGGACAACCGCATCGCACAACTGCTGATCGAGGGCGCGTCCCTGCATCTTCAGGCCGACCTCGACTGGTTGGAGCGCTGCCAGGAGGAACTCGAATGA
- a CDS encoding family 78 glycoside hydrolase catalytic domain — MILKWGLGGAALAAAGFPALTAASASAAPAAGSVLPVGLTGAHWVWFPEGSPASSAPAGDRYFRRTFTVPAGAVTEAQFVVTGDDTVDVWLNGTPLASSPRATDSWAQALYVDLQSALLPGANTLAVVARNTSTGPSGLIGRMHVVAGGTGVDLVTDGAWKASQTAAGDWEQPGFNDSAWPAAADLGAYGSGPWGSRVIAPDPAAASPLSVASATTERRTDPLGLDAARPRFGWKLSGSGGQAQGAYQVIVATSGELADAGTGDVWDSGRAPSGQSVDVVYGGPALASRTRYYWRVKIWDTQGRVSAWGAVRTFETGLLAPAGEWKGAFIGQPLSTAGLSGATWIWYPEGDPASGVPAATRYFRRTVSLAAAPASATLVVSGDDTATVWVNGTQVSAATAWQQASVVDVTSRLHAGSNTIAVSTQNTSQSPAGMIAQLTATGSPVVNTDTTWKAAQTGPAGWEQPGFNDSAWVQAKAVAVYGGGPWGSGVAIPQAKPSPLLRRAFTVSKPVARARLFTTALGLQETRLNGAKVGDDALAPGWTDYSKRVQYKEYDVTDRITQGANALGAWLGNGWYTGHIGWHGPQFYGAQPWYSAQLHLTYSDGTSSLVATDSSWKYAPGPIRVDDLQMGEEYDARAAVAGWDGAGFDDAAWSAVTVRSGALPNLVSQVDEGVRVQYDRIPVALTQPKPGVWIFDLGQNATGWDRLRVSGPAGTVVTLRHGEILNADGTLYTDNLRVAGLGTDRYTLAGTGTETYEPRFTLHGYRYVEVTGFPGTPTTSALTGRTAWTSAAQLGTLTTSSALLNQVQQAIVWGQRSNMLAVPTDCPSRNERLGWTGDIAAFVDTSTYNIDMSSFLNKYTDDLTDAQHADGSFTNTAPDTQDGSGVAGWGDAGVIVPYTLWQRTGDVRVVDEHFAAMVRWVEYLRSTADANLIRDQGGFGDWLNVNDDTARNVISTAFFAWAARLVSRMARATGRTAEATTYGTLADQVAAAFTNYFVAANGTVSGNTQTGYVLALAFGLVPENRVQSLVDRLVSKVAASGGHLSVGFLGVKDLLPVLTDHGRADIAYQILLQPGYPGWGYMISRGATTIWERWDGIRTDGSLQDPGMNSFNHYGLGSVGDFLYRQVGGLGPASPGYRALLVAPRPGGGLTSARSAYETPYGPAVSDWSVSGGVFTLKVTVPAGTSATVRVPAGSAAAVTAPAQAVPFGYTQGAAAFRLPAGNHTFTAPA; from the coding sequence GTGATTCTGAAATGGGGGCTCGGCGGAGCCGCACTCGCCGCGGCGGGATTCCCCGCGCTGACGGCCGCCTCCGCGAGCGCCGCACCGGCCGCCGGATCCGTGCTGCCCGTCGGTCTCACCGGCGCGCACTGGGTGTGGTTCCCGGAGGGAAGCCCGGCGAGTTCCGCCCCGGCCGGTGACCGGTACTTCCGCCGGACGTTCACCGTCCCGGCGGGCGCTGTCACCGAAGCGCAGTTCGTCGTCACCGGCGACGACACCGTGGACGTCTGGCTCAACGGCACTCCCCTGGCCTCGTCTCCGCGGGCCACCGACTCCTGGGCCCAGGCGCTCTACGTCGACCTCCAGTCCGCACTGCTCCCCGGCGCGAACACCCTCGCGGTCGTGGCGCGCAACACCTCCACCGGTCCGTCCGGCCTCATCGGGCGGATGCACGTGGTGGCCGGCGGCACCGGCGTCGACCTCGTCACGGACGGGGCCTGGAAGGCGTCGCAGACCGCGGCGGGCGACTGGGAACAGCCCGGGTTCAACGACTCCGCCTGGCCCGCGGCCGCCGACCTCGGGGCCTACGGGTCGGGCCCGTGGGGAAGCCGCGTCATCGCGCCCGACCCGGCGGCAGCCTCGCCGCTGAGCGTCGCCTCGGCCACCACCGAGCGCCGCACCGACCCGCTCGGACTGGACGCCGCCCGGCCCCGGTTCGGGTGGAAGCTCAGCGGATCCGGTGGGCAGGCGCAGGGTGCCTACCAGGTCATCGTCGCCACTTCCGGTGAGTTGGCCGACGCCGGAACCGGCGATGTCTGGGACAGTGGGCGAGCCCCGAGCGGGCAGTCCGTCGACGTCGTGTACGGCGGTCCGGCGCTGGCCTCGCGGACCCGCTACTACTGGCGGGTGAAGATATGGGACACCCAGGGACGCGTCAGTGCGTGGGGCGCGGTCCGGACCTTCGAGACCGGCCTGCTCGCCCCGGCCGGCGAGTGGAAGGGCGCCTTCATCGGGCAGCCGCTGTCCACCGCCGGACTGAGCGGCGCCACCTGGATCTGGTATCCGGAGGGCGACCCGGCCTCCGGCGTCCCGGCCGCGACGCGCTACTTCCGCAGGACCGTCAGCCTCGCCGCGGCACCGGCGTCCGCCACACTCGTCGTCTCCGGCGACGACACCGCCACCGTGTGGGTCAACGGCACCCAGGTCAGCGCCGCCACCGCGTGGCAGCAGGCCTCCGTCGTCGACGTCACGAGCCGGCTGCACGCCGGATCCAACACCATCGCGGTGTCGACACAGAACACCAGCCAGTCGCCGGCCGGCATGATCGCCCAACTGACCGCGACCGGCAGCCCGGTCGTCAACACCGACACCACCTGGAAGGCCGCACAGACGGGACCGGCCGGCTGGGAGCAGCCCGGCTTCAACGACTCCGCCTGGGTGCAGGCGAAAGCGGTGGCGGTGTACGGGGGCGGGCCCTGGGGGTCCGGTGTGGCGATACCGCAGGCCAAGCCGTCGCCGCTGCTCCGCAGGGCGTTCACCGTCTCGAAGCCGGTGGCCAGAGCACGGCTGTTCACGACGGCCCTCGGCCTGCAGGAGACCCGGCTCAACGGTGCCAAGGTCGGCGACGACGCGCTCGCGCCCGGCTGGACGGACTACTCCAAGCGTGTGCAGTACAAGGAGTACGACGTGACCGACCGGATCACGCAGGGCGCCAACGCGCTCGGCGCGTGGCTGGGCAACGGCTGGTACACCGGCCATATCGGCTGGCACGGGCCCCAGTTCTACGGTGCGCAGCCCTGGTACTCGGCGCAGCTGCACCTGACGTACAGCGACGGTACGAGCTCACTGGTGGCCACCGACAGCAGCTGGAAGTACGCACCCGGCCCGATCCGGGTCGACGACCTGCAGATGGGTGAGGAGTACGACGCCCGGGCGGCCGTGGCGGGTTGGGACGGCGCCGGGTTCGACGACGCCGCCTGGAGCGCCGTCACGGTGCGCTCGGGTGCGCTCCCGAACCTGGTGTCGCAGGTCGACGAGGGCGTCCGGGTGCAGTACGACCGGATCCCCGTCGCGCTCACCCAGCCGAAACCCGGTGTGTGGATCTTCGACCTCGGGCAGAACGCCACCGGCTGGGACCGGTTGCGGGTGTCGGGTCCCGCGGGCACCGTCGTGACGCTGCGGCACGGCGAGATCCTGAACGCGGACGGCACGCTCTACACCGACAACCTGCGGGTGGCGGGCCTGGGAACCGACCGGTACACCCTCGCGGGCACCGGGACGGAGACCTACGAGCCACGGTTCACCCTGCACGGATACCGGTACGTCGAAGTGACCGGCTTCCCCGGTACCCCGACGACGTCCGCCCTCACCGGTCGCACCGCCTGGACGTCCGCCGCCCAACTGGGCACCCTGACCACGTCCAGCGCGCTGCTCAACCAGGTGCAGCAGGCGATCGTGTGGGGCCAGCGGTCCAACATGCTCGCGGTCCCCACCGACTGCCCGAGCCGCAACGAACGGCTCGGCTGGACCGGTGACATCGCCGCCTTCGTCGACACCTCGACGTACAACATCGACATGTCGTCCTTCCTCAACAAGTACACCGACGACCTGACCGACGCCCAGCACGCCGACGGATCGTTCACGAACACCGCACCGGACACGCAGGACGGCTCGGGCGTCGCCGGCTGGGGGGACGCGGGCGTCATCGTCCCGTACACCCTGTGGCAGCGCACGGGTGATGTACGCGTCGTCGACGAGCACTTCGCCGCGATGGTCCGGTGGGTGGAGTACCTCAGGTCGACGGCCGACGCGAACCTGATCCGTGATCAGGGCGGCTTCGGGGACTGGCTCAACGTCAACGACGACACCGCCCGCAACGTCATCTCCACGGCGTTCTTCGCCTGGGCGGCGCGGCTGGTGTCGAGGATGGCGCGGGCCACCGGGCGCACGGCGGAGGCCACTACCTACGGCACCCTCGCGGACCAGGTCGCCGCCGCTTTCACGAACTACTTCGTCGCGGCCAACGGAACGGTGTCCGGCAACACCCAGACCGGCTACGTGCTGGCGCTGGCCTTCGGGCTGGTCCCGGAGAACCGGGTGCAGTCGCTGGTCGACCGACTGGTCTCGAAGGTCGCCGCCTCCGGCGGGCATCTGTCCGTCGGATTCCTCGGGGTGAAGGATCTGCTGCCGGTCCTCACCGACCACGGCCGCGCCGACATCGCCTACCAGATCCTGCTCCAGCCCGGCTATCCCGGCTGGGGGTACATGATCAGCAGGGGCGCGACCACCATCTGGGAGCGCTGGGACGGCATCAGGACCGACGGAAGCCTCCAGGATCCCGGGATGAACTCGTTCAACCACTACGGGCTCGGCTCGGTCGGCGACTTCCTCTACCGCCAGGTCGGCGGCCTCGGCCCGGCGTCCCCCGGCTACCGGGCGCTGCTCGTCGCACCCCGGCCCGGCGGGGGGCTGACCTCGGCACGATCCGCGTACGAGACGCCGTACGGGCCGGCGGTCAGCGACTGGTCCGTCTCCGGCGGGGTGTTCACCCTCAAGGTCACCGTGCCCGCCGGTACGTCGGCGACCGTCCGGGTACCGGCCGGCTCGGCGGCCGCGGTGACCGCACCGGCCCAGGCGGTGCCCTTCGGCTACACACAGGGCGCCGCGGCCTTCCGGCTTCCCGCCGGCAACCACACCTTCACGGCCCCGGCCTGA